A stretch of the Amycolatopsis sp. BJA-103 genome encodes the following:
- the hisS gene encoding histidine--tRNA ligase — MPEYLPTAPAKGTRDFLPAEMSVRTQVFGHLYDVLELRGFLRYDGPILEPAEIYERKSGQEIADQQLYTLTTKGGERLALRPEMTPSVARMIAGNAKSLQFPVRWYSHPNCHRYERPQRGRVREHWQINADIFGSDSANCEIEIFELVHDMMSALGATPDMFQVRANDRNLLSSALTDIVGVTAEQLPQVFTLVDRWEKSDRTKLSDTAAEIGLTDKQFEKLTETLSSGAALLDELPEQVKENSNLVKVLNSGAADLITFDPMIVRGLAYYTSTVFEVFDTSPENRRALFGGGRYSDLASLFTSQQIPGIGFGMGDVTLIDFLDTHELTPKPRSEADVVVIPVVEELTDAAREVAGRLRKAGLRTLTPVELRKLGKELTRADKAGARAVVIVGQEDWDAGNVTVRSLETREQQTVAVDAVVPTVNSLL, encoded by the coding sequence GTGCCTGAATACCTGCCGACAGCCCCCGCCAAGGGGACCCGCGACTTCCTGCCCGCCGAGATGTCCGTCCGGACGCAGGTGTTCGGCCATCTCTACGACGTCCTCGAACTGCGCGGCTTCCTCCGCTACGACGGGCCGATCCTCGAACCCGCCGAGATCTACGAGCGCAAGTCCGGCCAGGAGATCGCGGACCAGCAGCTGTACACGCTGACCACCAAGGGCGGCGAGCGGCTGGCGCTGCGCCCGGAGATGACCCCTTCGGTCGCCAGGATGATCGCGGGCAACGCGAAGTCGCTGCAGTTCCCGGTGCGCTGGTACAGCCACCCGAACTGCCACCGCTACGAGCGGCCGCAGCGTGGCCGGGTCCGCGAACACTGGCAGATCAACGCGGACATCTTCGGTTCGGACAGCGCGAACTGCGAGATCGAGATCTTCGAGCTCGTCCACGACATGATGAGCGCGCTCGGGGCGACGCCGGACATGTTCCAGGTGCGCGCCAACGACCGGAACCTGCTCTCCTCGGCGCTCACCGACATCGTCGGCGTGACCGCGGAGCAGCTGCCGCAGGTGTTCACCCTGGTGGACCGCTGGGAGAAGTCGGACCGCACGAAGCTGAGCGACACCGCGGCCGAGATCGGCCTGACCGACAAGCAGTTCGAGAAGCTGACCGAGACCCTGTCGTCCGGCGCGGCCCTGCTCGACGAGCTGCCCGAGCAGGTCAAGGAAAACTCGAACCTGGTCAAGGTGCTGAACAGCGGCGCCGCGGACCTGATCACGTTCGACCCGATGATCGTGCGCGGGCTCGCGTACTACACGTCGACCGTGTTCGAGGTCTTCGACACCTCTCCGGAGAACCGCCGCGCCCTCTTCGGCGGCGGCCGGTACAGCGACCTGGCGTCGTTGTTCACGTCGCAGCAGATCCCCGGGATCGGCTTCGGCATGGGCGACGTCACGCTGATCGACTTCCTCGACACCCACGAACTGACGCCGAAGCCGCGCAGCGAGGCCGATGTCGTGGTGATCCCGGTGGTCGAAGAGCTCACCGACGCCGCTCGCGAGGTCGCGGGACGGCTGCGGAAGGCCGGTCTGCGCACGCTCACGCCCGTCGAGCTCCGCAAGCTGGGCAAGGAGCTCACCCGGGCCGACAAGGCCGGGGCGCGGGCCGTGGTGATCGTCGGCCAGGAGGACTGGGACGCCGGGAACGTGACGGTTCGCAGCCTCGAGACCCGCGAGCAGCAGACGGTCGCCGTCGACGCCGTGGTTCCGACGGTCAACTCACTGCTCTGA
- a CDS encoding helix-turn-helix domain-containing protein, whose amino-acid sequence MSPHQTFAQKLSALIDSVRADEGAPHSYRELSAAIDRAGGPAMSPAYLQQLATGKRINPKIHYVEALARLFGVPITYFFEEQEAQPVGEAKLMAMRAQELSPQGRRQVMDLLELVERYERAERDQPGESR is encoded by the coding sequence ATGTCGCCGCACCAGACCTTCGCCCAAAAACTGAGCGCGCTGATCGACTCCGTGCGCGCGGACGAAGGCGCCCCGCACAGCTATCGCGAGCTGTCGGCGGCGATCGATCGCGCCGGCGGGCCCGCCATGTCGCCCGCGTACCTCCAGCAGCTCGCGACCGGCAAACGGATCAATCCGAAGATCCACTACGTCGAGGCACTGGCGCGGCTTTTCGGGGTCCCGATCACCTACTTCTTCGAAGAGCAGGAAGCGCAGCCCGTCGGCGAGGCGAAGCTCATGGCCATGCGGGCGCAGGAGCTCTCCCCGCAGGGCCGCCGCCAGGTCATGGATCTGCTCGAACTCGTCGAACGGTACGAACGGGCCGAGCGCGATCAGCCGGGCGAAAGCCGATGA
- a CDS encoding MAB_1171c family putative transporter, translated as MNSLFSPLNVVAMVLFATALAWRIYQTYRAPRVLPNWAITITIVCVAGSFLAQQKLISGWLDGLTGKGTGRLVNNVLLAIGVCALLIVFLGSALGPRRPRRVLFELIPLTGAIALMLVAMAVTPPQARGLALSPKLVHEPGVALFYLGAGLYLIYGLSACAWWILRYIRTADRHLRTGLKLSAAGLLCLSVGSVFRALYIVIAWAFGPSIPLLLTVAVPLVLLGIVLFLAGITYPGVRARFAALRRRRQHRLHHERLTPLWTVLAEIYPNIVLRTTPQGPWERWRPRTVHRHYYRRVIEIRDGLVQLSPYLETDLTALAVDDPRAAAEALKTAIARQAAGEENDGRAKLVLPGGGADIESDVRPLLALSAAVSRNEA; from the coding sequence GTGAACTCGCTGTTCTCCCCTCTCAACGTCGTGGCGATGGTGCTGTTCGCGACGGCGCTCGCCTGGCGGATCTACCAGACGTACCGGGCGCCGAGGGTCCTGCCGAACTGGGCGATCACCATCACGATCGTCTGCGTCGCCGGTTCCTTCCTCGCCCAGCAGAAGCTCATCTCCGGCTGGCTCGACGGGCTGACGGGCAAAGGCACCGGCCGTCTCGTCAACAACGTCCTGCTCGCCATCGGGGTCTGCGCGCTGCTGATCGTCTTCCTCGGCTCCGCGCTGGGCCCGCGCAGACCGCGCCGGGTCCTCTTCGAGCTGATCCCGCTGACCGGCGCGATCGCGCTGATGCTGGTCGCCATGGCCGTCACCCCGCCGCAGGCACGCGGGCTCGCGCTGAGCCCGAAACTCGTGCACGAGCCCGGGGTGGCGCTGTTCTACCTGGGAGCCGGGCTCTACCTGATCTACGGCCTGTCCGCCTGCGCCTGGTGGATCCTGCGGTACATCCGCACCGCGGACCGCCATCTGAGGACGGGCTTGAAACTCAGCGCCGCCGGACTGCTCTGCCTTTCGGTGGGCAGTGTCTTCCGCGCGCTCTACATCGTGATCGCCTGGGCGTTCGGGCCGTCGATCCCGCTCCTGCTCACCGTCGCCGTCCCCCTGGTGCTTCTCGGGATCGTGCTCTTCCTCGCGGGGATCACCTATCCGGGCGTACGCGCGCGGTTCGCCGCGCTGCGACGTCGTCGCCAGCACCGGCTCCACCACGAGCGGCTGACGCCGTTGTGGACCGTGTTGGCCGAGATCTACCCGAACATCGTGCTCCGGACCACGCCGCAGGGACCGTGGGAGCGGTGGCGCCCGCGCACGGTCCACCGCCACTACTACCGCCGCGTGATCGAGATCCGGGACGGGCTCGTGCAGCTGAGCCCCTATCTGGAAACCGATCTCACCGCGCTCGCCGTCGACGATCCGCGGGCGGCGGCGGAGGCGCTGAAGACGGCGATCGCCCGGCAGGCCGCGGGCGAGGAGAACGACGGGCGCGCGAAACTCGTGCTGCCCGGCGGCGGCGCCGACATCGAATCCGACGTGCGGCCGTTGCTCGCGCTCTCGGCCGCGGTATCCCGGAACGAGGCATGA
- a CDS encoding amidohydrolase family protein, translating to MTLQLLLTAERILPRPSTPVEDGAVLVEGDRIVAAGPRAEVEAQASPDAERLDFPGATLMPGLFNAHVHLAFDATREMLPNFLASDDTALRAGAKDRLGQLLRSGVTTVRDLGDRDALGARVRAELAAEGVAAPRLLTAGAPLTVPNGHCHFFGGEVADDGAIRAMVDANAAAGADVVKVMASGGQITEGGADMWESQFGVRELHLIVEHAASHGLPVAAHAHGADAIEASVEAGVRTIEHCTWMTGPQRQDRRDGVAKRMADEGIAACSTSSRNWRMMAERMGEELAKTVYGRLSWLEELGVPLLSGTDAGLPGSVFDDPVGALELYEWLGFGRRRILEIATEDSATGLGLGDVTGRLAPGLSADVLVVDGDPLADLSALRNLRLVLSRGARV from the coding sequence ATGACCTTGCAGCTTCTCCTTACCGCGGAACGGATCCTGCCGCGTCCGAGCACACCCGTCGAGGACGGCGCCGTGCTCGTCGAGGGCGACCGGATCGTCGCGGCAGGCCCCCGCGCCGAGGTCGAGGCACAGGCGTCGCCGGACGCCGAAAGGCTCGACTTCCCCGGTGCCACGCTGATGCCCGGCCTGTTCAACGCGCATGTGCATCTGGCGTTCGACGCCACCCGCGAGATGCTGCCGAACTTCCTGGCGAGCGACGACACCGCTCTCCGCGCCGGCGCCAAGGACCGCCTGGGACAACTGCTGCGCAGCGGCGTCACGACGGTACGGGATCTCGGCGATCGTGACGCTCTGGGCGCGCGAGTCCGGGCTGAGCTGGCAGCCGAAGGCGTTGCCGCGCCGCGGTTGCTGACCGCGGGCGCACCACTGACAGTCCCTAATGGACATTGCCACTTCTTCGGCGGAGAGGTCGCCGACGACGGCGCCATCCGGGCCATGGTCGACGCCAACGCGGCCGCCGGGGCGGACGTCGTCAAGGTGATGGCCAGCGGCGGCCAGATCACCGAGGGCGGCGCGGACATGTGGGAATCCCAGTTCGGCGTCCGGGAACTCCACCTGATCGTCGAGCACGCGGCGAGCCACGGGCTGCCGGTCGCGGCGCACGCCCACGGCGCCGACGCGATCGAGGCGTCGGTCGAGGCGGGCGTCCGCACGATCGAGCACTGCACCTGGATGACCGGCCCGCAGCGGCAGGACCGGCGCGACGGCGTCGCCAAACGGATGGCCGACGAGGGCATCGCGGCCTGCTCGACCAGCAGCCGCAACTGGCGGATGATGGCCGAGCGCATGGGCGAGGAGCTCGCGAAGACCGTCTACGGCAGGCTTTCCTGGCTGGAGGAACTCGGCGTGCCGCTCCTGTCGGGGACCGACGCCGGGTTGCCCGGTTCCGTTTTCGACGATCCGGTCGGCGCCCTCGAACTCTACGAATGGCTGGGCTTCGGCCGTCGCCGGATCCTCGAGATCGCCACCGAGGACAGCGCCACCGGACTCGGCCTCGGCGACGTCACCGGACGTCTCGCCCCCGGCCTGAGCGCCGACGTCCTGGTGGTCGACGGCGACCCGCTCGCCGATCTTTCCGCCCTCCGGAACCTCCGCCTGGTCCTTTCGCGCGGCGCCAGGGTCTGA